From the Micromonospora sediminicola genome, one window contains:
- a CDS encoding RICIN domain-containing protein codes for MIRNRVGGAVAASLLAAGLGAAMPGQPAQAAGGHYQIVNYGSGKCLEVDRYGAPSSLGGLVVQRTCDGQTVQRWSPVGQSTYTFVNQSSGMCLDVRNGVNADGTPLQQWACTGTTSMKWTVNPNSFSGVHQVRSQIGGRCLDVRGGSSADGATVQIYHCTGFGNPAQVWSFVPA; via the coding sequence ATGATCAGAAACAGAGTCGGCGGGGCGGTGGCGGCGAGCCTGCTGGCCGCCGGGCTGGGGGCCGCGATGCCCGGGCAGCCGGCGCAGGCGGCGGGCGGCCACTACCAGATCGTCAACTACGGCAGCGGGAAGTGCCTGGAGGTGGACCGGTACGGCGCCCCGTCGTCGCTGGGTGGGCTCGTCGTGCAGCGGACCTGCGACGGGCAGACCGTGCAGCGCTGGTCCCCGGTGGGCCAGAGCACCTACACGTTCGTCAACCAGTCCAGCGGCATGTGCCTCGACGTCCGCAACGGCGTGAACGCCGACGGCACGCCGTTGCAGCAGTGGGCCTGCACCGGGACGACCAGCATGAAGTGGACGGTCAACCCGAACTCGTTCAGCGGGGTGCACCAGGTCAGGTCGCAGATCGGCGGCCGGTGCCTGGACGTGCGCGGCGGCTCCTCCGCCGACGGCGCGACCGTCCAGATCTACCACTGCACCGGGTTCGGCAACCCGGCCCAGGTCTGGTCGTTCGTGCCGGCGTGA